From a single Aspergillus puulaauensis MK2 DNA, chromosome 2, nearly complete sequence genomic region:
- a CDS encoding putative ZIP family zinc transporter (COG:P;~EggNog:ENOG410PGWS;~InterPro:IPR003689;~PFAM:PF02535;~TransMembrane:8 (o60-82i94-115o135-157i299-322o328-346i366-386o398-421i442-459o);~go_component: GO:0016020 - membrane [Evidence IEA];~go_function: GO:0046873 - metal ion transmembrane transporter activity [Evidence IEA];~go_process: GO:0030001 - metal ion transport [Evidence IEA];~go_process: GO:0055085 - transmembrane transport [Evidence IEA]): MMLQHKDMGTTWSQSRGLALSGISDALLQEELSRRNMYRDTGDDKPTCGSIKQGTYNTPLHVMALFLILVLSTLACSFPILARRFPRLPIPRRFLFISRHFGTGVLIATAFVHLLPTAFVSLTDPCLPRFWSESYRAMAGFVAMLSVFGVVLVEMFFAMKGAGHVHGSEYDQLIGDGADLHGDGADLHGDEQPGDSTYSRLEASESTDNIHLSPMHEDRIPASSQMHDSRLRNWTENFGPEGSSTRLKESTVGLAESGDDEIPRSDTNRRPKHSRHYVSQSATSHAGPKIPLQNPQRQLLQCLLLEAGILFHSVFIGMAVSVATGTSFVVLLVAICFHQTFEGFALGSRIASLIPDLFPPSSMKPWLMSIAYGTTTPIGQAIGLVLHNFYDPASTTGLLMVGITNAISSGLLLFAGLVELLAEDFLSEESYVTLQGRRRFEACLAVAAGAVLMAFVGAFA; this comes from the exons ATGATGTTACAACACAAAGATATGGGCACCACAT GGTCTCAATCTCGCGGCCTCGCGCTTTCAGGAATATCAGATGCTCTCCTTCAAGAGGAGCTTTCGCGACGGAACATGTATCGTGATACGGGCGACGACAAACCTACATGCGGGTCAATCAAACAGGGCACCTACAACACCCCGCTCCATGTCATGGCACTTTTTCTCATTCTAGTGCTGAGCACCCTGG CCTGCTCATTTCCTATTCTCGCTCGCCGATTTCCGCGCCTGCCAATACCCCGACGGTTTCTCTTTATATCAAGACATTTTGGGACTGGTGTTCTGATCGCCACGGCGTTTGTTCATTTACTTCCGACAGCTTTTGTTTCCTTGACCGATCCTTGTCTCCCTCGGTTTTGGAGCGAAAGCTATCGCGCTATGGCTGGCTTCGTCGCGATGCTCTCGGTATTTGGCGTCGTGTTGGTGGAAATGTTTTTCGCGATGAAAGGGGCAGGCCACGTCCATGGAAGCGAGTATGATCAATTAATCGGCGATGGTGCGGATTTACATGGCGATGGTGCGGATTTACATGGCGATGAACAGCCTGGCGACTCAACTTATTCGCGACTTGAAGCAAGTGAATCGACAGACAACATCCACCTTTCCCCAATGCATGAGGATCGGATACCTGCCTCATCACAAATGCATGATAGTCGTCTAAGGAACTGGACAGAAAATTTCGGTCCAGAGGGGTCTTCTACTCGTCTAAAGGAGAGCACGGTTGGTCTTGCGGAgagcggcgacgacgagatTCCTCGTTCCGACACAAATCGGCGTCCAAAACATTCTCGCCATTACGTTTCCCAGTCTGCAACGTCTCATGCTGGTCCTAAAATTCCCCTACAAAACCCTCAGCGTCAACTCTTGCAATGTCTCCTCCTCGAGGCTGGTATTCTTTTCCATAGTGTTTTCATTGGGATGGCTGTTAGCGTCGCTACGGGCACTTCATTTGTTGTTCTCCTGGTCGCCATCTGCTTTCATCAAACTTTCGAGGGCTTCGCGCTCGGCTCTCGGATTGCATCGCTGATTCCAGatctctttcctccctcgtcGATGAAGCCATGGCTCATGTCCATCGCATATGGGACCACGACCCCTATTGGTCAAGCCATTGGGCTGGTTTTACATAACTTCTACGACCCAGCCAGCACTACAGGGCTTCTAATGGTCGGTATCACAAACGCAATAAGCAGCGGGCTGTTGCTCTTCGCCGGCTTGGTAGAACTTTTGGCCGAGGATTTTCTCAGTGAAGAGAGTTATGTGACTCTACAGGGTCGCCGACGCTTCGAGGCATGTCTAGCGGTTGCAGCTGGTGCAGTGCTAATGGCATTCGTAGGGGCATTTGCTTAG
- the erg10B gene encoding acetyl-CoA C-acetyltransferase (COG:I;~EggNog:ENOG410PG5V;~InterPro:IPR016039,IPR020613,IPR020617,IPR020616, IPR020615,IPR002155;~PFAM:PF00108,PF02803;~go_function: GO:0016746 - transferase activity, transferring acyl groups [Evidence IEA];~go_function: GO:0016747 - transferase activity, transferring acyl groups other than amino-acyl groups [Evidence IEA]) encodes MASLPPVYIVSYARTPVGSFLGSLSSQTAPQLGSHAIKAALERANGVKSSDVQEVFFGNVLSANVGQNPARQCALGAGLEASTVCTTVNKVCASGLKAIIIGAQTIMTGNADIVVAGGAESMSNTPHYLPSLRTGAKYGNQTMVDGIVKDGLTDVGKQELMGLQAEECAQDHDFNRQQQDNYAIRSYEKAQAAQKAGLLDDEIAPIELPGFRGKPGVTVSQDDEPKNLNPDKLRAIKPAFIPANGTVTAPNSSPLNDGAAAVVLVSEAKLKELNLKPVAKILGWGDAAQQPSKFTTAPALAIPKALQHAGVSQDAVDAFEINEAFSVVALANLKLLGLSEEKVNIHGGAVAIGHPLGASGARILTTLLGVLKAKKGKVGCVGICNGGGGASALVVEYLA; translated from the exons ATGGCCTCCCTCCCCCCTGTCTATATTGTGTCCTATGCTCGTACGCCGGTGGGTTCATTCTTGGG ATCTCTCTCAAGCCAAACTGCCCCGCAGCTGGGTTCGCATGCGATCAAAG CTGCCCTTGAAAGGGCCAATGGGGTAAAGTCCTCTGACGTCCAGGAGGTTTTCTTCGGAAACGTTCTCTCGGCGAA TGTTGGCCAGAACCCTGCCAGACAATGCGCTCTCGGTGCCGGTCTCGAGGCCTCGACAGTGTGCACCACTGTGAACAAGGTTTGCGCTTCAGGCCTAAAGGCCATCATTATCGGAGCGCAAACCATTATGACCGGAAATGCGGATATCGTTGTGGCCGGTGGAGCTGAGTCTATGTCGAACACTCCTCATTACCTTCCCAGCCTTCGAACCGGTGCTAAATACGGCAACCAGACCATGGTTGACGGTATCGTGAAGGACGGATTAACGGATGTGGGCAAGCAAGAACTCATGGGATTGCAAGCAGAGGAATGTGCCCAGGATCATGACTTCAacaggcagcagcaggataaTTACGCCATTAGATCGTACGAAAAAGCCCAGGCTGCTCAGAAGGCTGGCCTTCTTGACGATGAGATCGCACCCATTGAGCTCCCTGGTTTCAGAGGCAAGCCAGGAGTTACAGTATCTCAGGATGACGAACCAAAGAAC CTCAACCCTGATAAGCTGCGCGCTATCAAGCCCGCATTTATTCCTGCAAATGGAACAGTGACGGCCCCCAACTCATCCCCTCTTAACGATGGCGCTGCCGCAGTTGTCTTGGTCTCCGAGGCCAAATTGAAGGAGCTTAACTTGAAGCCAGTTGCAAAGATTCTCGGTTGGGGTGATGCGGCACAACAGCCCAGCAAGTTCACAACCGCCCCAGCCCTTGCAATTCCCAAGGCTCTTCAGCATGCTGGTGTGTCCCAGGATGCGGTTGATGCATTCGAGATCAACGAAGCGTTCAGCGTGGTTGCCCTCGCAAACCTGAAATTGCTTGGCCTCTCTGAAGAGAAGGTCAACATCCATGGAGGAGCCGTGGCCATTGGCCACCCCCTTGGGGCGAGTGGTGCCCGTATTCTTACAACCTTGCTCGGGGTTCTAAAGGCTAAAAAGGGCAAGGTCGGCTGTGTAGGTATTTGCAACGGTGGCGGCGGTGCTAGTGCTCTGGTTGTCGAGTATCTCGCTTAA
- a CDS encoding 116 kDa U5 small nuclear ribonucleoprotein component (COG:J;~EggNog:ENOG410PHCW;~InterPro:IPR005517,IPR035655,IPR035647,IPR005225, IPR041095,IPR027417,IPR044121,IPR031950,IPR000795, IPR000640,IPR020568,IPR004161,IPR014721,IPR009000;~PFAM:PF00679,PF14492,PF03764,PF00009,PF16004, PF03144,PF01926;~go_function: GO:0003924 - GTPase activity [Evidence IEA];~go_function: GO:0005525 - GTP binding [Evidence IEA]) — protein sequence MDDLYDEFGNYIGEVAESDEELQHEDIKPQTFNYDEAFGADDDEEAIQQELMEVDGPSNAVILHEDKQYYPSAQQIYGENVETLVQEEDSQPLSEPIIAPVTQKKFSIEESDLPPVFYSREFMTDLLNFPEQTRNVALVGHLHHGKTAFMDMLVMQTHDLAERFDKKTGRKREEQLRYTDTHHLERERGLSIKSAPMSMVLQSSKGKSHLFNIIDTPGHVNFVDEVAASSRLVDGVVLIIDVVEGVQANTEQIIKHAILEDLPLTMVVNKMDRLILELKIPPNDAYFKLKHVIEEVNTIIESVIPGHGEKRRLSPEKGNVAFACASMKWCFTLQSFAKMYAGNYPKIETADFALRLWGDIFFNPKSRKFTRKGIEENSKRTFVKFVLEPIYKLYSHTLSESPEDLKETLASVGISLKPSQLKSDAKVLLDLVCEQFFGHAGGFVDMVLQHIPSPVEGAKRALDRYYTGPLDTKVATAMVKCDMDGPLIVLVTKLLANTDASRFNALGRILSGTARPGQQVRVLGEGYTPDDEEDMVHATISDTWIAESRYNIPTSGVTAGNLVLLGGVDNSIVKTATLASTKFEDDEEAHIFKPIRHMTESVFKIAVEPVNPSELPKMLEGLRKVNKSYPLISTKVEESGEHVVLGTGELYMDCVLHDLRRLFSEMEIKVSDPVTRFCETVVETSAIMCYSITPNKLNKVTMIAEPLDDGISEDIESGRISIKEPIRKVARFFEERYDWDKLAARSIWAFGPDEMGPNILQDDTLPSQVDKKLLGSVRDSITQGFSWGTREGPLCEEPIRNAKFRLTDISLADQAIYRGGGQIIPTARRAIYSSFLMASPRLMEPIYSCSMTGPADAVASVYTVLSRRRGHVLSDGPIAGTPLYSVRGLIPVIDSFGFETDLRIHTQGQAAVSLVFDKWSVVPGDPLDREVKLKPLEMAPAMATARDFVLKTRRRKGLAEDVTVSKFLEPELWKGLKESGVLDS from the exons ATGGATGACCTTTATGATGA GTTTGGTAATTACATCGGTGAGGTTGCAGAATCCGATGAAGAGCTTCAACATGAAGACATCAAGCCGCAGACCTTCAACTACGACGAAGCTTTTGGtgcagatgatgatgaggaggcgaTTCAGCAGGAATTGATGGAAGTGGATG GCCCATCCAACGCCGTTATCCTACACGAAGATAAGCAGTACTATCCGAGCGCGCAACAAATATATGGTGAAAATGTCGAGACATTGGTTCAGGAAGAGGATTCACAACCACTTTCCGAACCTATAATTGCCCCTGTCACCCAAAAGAAATTCTCTATTGAAGAGAGCGACCTCCCTCCAGTCTTCTACTCGCGCGAGTTCATGACAGACCTGCTTAACTTTCCTGAACAAACAAGAAATGTCGCATTAGTGGGCCATCTTCACCACGGGAAAACAGCATTTATGGACATGCTTGTCATGCAGACACATGATTTGGCCGAGCGGTTTGATAAGAAGacaggaagaaaaagagaggaaCAGCTTCGTTATACTGATACTCACCACTTGGAAAGAGAGCGAGGTCTCTCCATTAAGTCGGCACCTATGAGTATGGTACTTCAAAGTTCGAAAGGGAAATCGCACCTGTTCAATATCATCGATACTCCAGGACATGTGAATTTTGTAGATGAGGTAGCTGCCTCATCTCGATTggttgatggtgttgttCTCATCATTGATGTTGTGGAGGGCGTGCAGGCAAATACCGAACAGATCATCAAACACGCAATTCTGGAGGATCTCCCTTTAACAATGGTGGTGAACAAGATGGACAGACTGATTCTGGAGCTGAAAATACCACCGAACGACGCCTACTTCAAATTGAAACATGTTATCGAGGAGGTTAACACAATTATTGAGAGTGTTATACCCGGACACGGAGAGAAACGACGGTTGAGCCCCGAGAAAGGAAATGTCGCTTTTGCTTGTGCTTCAATGAAATGGTGCTTCACTCTGCAGTCGTTCGCAAAGATGTACGCCGGTAATTACCCTAAGATCGAAACGGCGGACTTTGCTTTACGCCTTTGGGGTGATATTTTCTTCAACCCGAAGAGTCGAAAGTTCACTCGGAAAGGAATCGAAGAGAATTCCAAACGGACTTTCGTAAAGTTCGTCTTGGAGCCCATTTACAAGCTTTACTCGCACACTCTCAGCGAAAGCCCTGAAGATTTAAAAGAAACGCTTGCTAGCGTAGGCATCAGCTTGAAGCCGTCACAGCTCAAATCAGATGCGAAGGTGCTGCTCGACCTGGTATGCGAACAGTTCTTTGGACATGCCGGGGGGTTCGTGGACATGGTTTTACAACACATACCCTCCCCAGTAGAGGGTGCGAAGCGTGCTTTGGACCGATATTATACTGGTCCTTTGGACACCAAAGTCGCAACCGCAATGGTCAAGTGCGATATGGATGGCCCCCTGATTGTCCTTGTCACAAAACTTTTAGCAAATACGGATGCTTCGCGGTTTAATGCCCTTGGAAGAATATTGAGTGGGACTGCCCGACCGGGCCAGCAAGTTCGAGTGCTCGGAGAGGGATATACAcctgatgacgaagaagacatGGTCCATGCTACTATTTCAGACACATGGATCGCCGAATCTCGATACAACATTCCAACCAGCGGTGTTACTGCCGGGAATTTGGTTCTTCTCGGGGGCGTGGATAATTCTATCGTCAAAACGGCAACTCTGGCATCCACCAAAtttgaagatgacgaggaggcacATATTTTCAAACCGATTCGGCATATGACCGAATCCGTTTTCAAGATCGCAGTTGAGCCAGTCAACCCGTCCGAGCTTCCTAAAATGCTGGAAGGTCTTCGCAAAGTTAACAAAAGTTACCCTCTCATTTCAACCAAGGTAGAGGAGTCAGGAGAACATGTAGTCCTGGGGACAGGGGAGCTCTATATGGATTGTGTGCTTCATGACCTTCGCAGGTTGTTCTCCGAAATGGAAATTAAGGTCTCAGACCCCGTCACTCGTTTCTGCGAGACAGTTGTTGAGACGTCGGCTATCATGTGCTATTCAATCACTCCGAACAAACTGAACAAGGTCACAATGATTGCCGAGCCTCTTGATGATGGAATAtctgaggatatcgagagcGGTAGAATTAGTATCAAGGAGCCGATACGCAAAGTGGCCAGGTTTTTCGAAGAACGGTATGATTGGGATAAACTTGCTGCGAGAAGTATATGGGCCTTTGGTCCGGATGAGATGGGACCAAACATTTTACAAGATGATACTTTGCCTTCGCAAGTGGATAAAAAGCTACTTGGGAGCGTCAGAGACTCCATAACTCAGGGCTTTAGTTGGGGCACACGGGAAGGTCCCTTGTGTGAAGAAC CAATTCGAAATGCGAAGTTCAGGCTCACTGATATTTCCTTGGCCGATCAAGCCATATACAGAGGAGGCGGCCAGATAATTCCGACTGCTAGACGAGCCATATACTCATCTTTTTTGATGGCCTCCCCTCGCCTGATGGAGCCGATATATTCCTGCTCGATGACGGGgcctgcagatgctgtcGCATCCGTGTATACCGTCCTATCACGAAGGAGAGGCCATGTCCTTTCCGATGGGCCCATTGCAGGAACTCCCCTGTATTCGGTCCGCGGCTTGATTCCAGTCATAGATTCGTTTGGCTTCGAGACGGATCTTCGGATCCATACTCAGGGACAGGCAGCTGTCAGTCTTGTCTTTGATAAGTGGAGTGTAGTTCCCGGAGACCCGTTGGACCGCGAAGTGAAGCTAAAGCCACTGGAGATGGCGCCCGCAATGGCGACGGCCCGCGATTTTGTTTTGAAGACGAGAAGGCGAAAAGGCTTGGCCGAGGATGTAACTGTTAGCAAATTTTTGGAGCCGGAGCTTTGGAAAGGCCTGAAAGAGAGTGGCGTTTTAGATTCTTGA
- a CDS encoding uncharacterized protein (COG:S;~EggNog:ENOG410PSFC) produces MVLHLTFVILAEINTAGIRKVLHIAMGSGDKPPSRLLGPKSGAIRGKAVVEQSVVSENESELQESIMDCDWSQLESTYIRMMDRHERSEEELRDHITKLLQVPYNEYSTYPPGFDMTLQVFTAWSQTTVEHDETRALKRFRTQMHHVQNSEETLEKKRKHYLDVVKAFESALALLNDRVKP; encoded by the exons ATGGTTTTGCATCTTACTTTTGTTATTTTAGCTGAAATTAATACGGCGGGCATCCGGAAAGTCCTACACATCGCTATGGGGTCTGGTGACAAACCACCAtctcgccttcttggccCAAAATCTGGGGCGATTCGAGGTAAAGCCGTTGTTGAGCAGTCCGTTGTTTCAGAGAATGAATCGGAGCTCCAGGAGAGCATCATGGACTGTGACTGGTCTCAACTTGAAAGTACCTACATACGAATGATGGACCGACATGAAAGATCCGAAGAAGAACTGCGAGACCATATTACGAAACTGCTTCAGGTACCTTATAATGAATATAGCACTTACCCCCCAGGCTTTGACATGACCCTCCAGGTGTTCACAGCTTGGTCGCAAACCACAGTTGAGCATGATGAAACTAGAGCCCTGAAAAG GTTCCGGACGCAGATGCACCATGTCCAGAATTCCGAAGAGACCCTGGAGAAAAAGCGGAAGCATT ATCTGGATGTTGTAAAGGCTTTTGAAAGTGCACTGGCACTTTTAAATGACCGCGTGAAAccttaa
- a CDS encoding iron-sulfur cluster assembly protein CIA2 (BUSCO:EOG09264O3B;~COG:S;~EggNog:ENOG410PN06;~InterPro:IPR002744,IPR034904,IPR039796;~PFAM:PF01883;~go_process: GO:0106035 - protein maturation by [4Fe-4S] cluster transfer [Evidence IEA]), producing MASEMQNSNPTILNTADLPTRLRLSAPHKSSTYGSEFFASALPSLTIDVLSDYSPSTSESENDDDLLEEPIDEQEVYDLISTISDPEHPISLGALAVVSLPDIRIKPALPDVPDSPLRTVTVLITPTITHCSLATVIGLGVRVRLEQSLPPRFRVDVRIKEGTHSTADEVNKQLADKERVAAALENGTLMGVIAKMLETCQ from the exons ATGGCGTCTGAGATGCAGAACTCGAATCCAACAATCCTGAATACCGCCGATCTTCCTACTCGCCTTCGATTGTCCGCTCCTCACAAAAGTAGCACATACGGGAGCGAATTCTTTGCGTCGGCGCTCCCCTCTTTGACCATTGACGTGCTCTCGGACTATTCACCATCGACATCCGAATCCGAAAATGACGATGATTTGCTGGAGGAGCCTATAGATGAACAAGAGGTGTATG ACCTTATATCAACCATATCTGATCCCGAACACCCCATCTCCTTGGGCGCTTTGGCAGTAGTCTCGCTCCCAGATATCCGAATCAAACCTGCTCTGCCAGATGTACCTGATTCGCCTCTTCGCACAGTCACTGTTCTGATAACGCCAACCATCACACATTGCAGTCTGGCGACCGTCATAGGCCTTGGTGTGCGCGTTCGGCTTGAACAATCCCTCCCACCCCGGTTCCGGGTAGATGTGCGGATCAAAGAAGGGACACATAGTACTGCTGACGAAGTGAACAAACAGCTCGCCGATAAGGAGAGAGTCGCCGCAGCATTGGAGAATGGTACGCTAATGGGCGTTATTGCAAAAATGCTGGAGACCTGTCAATGA
- a CDS encoding Atg14 domain-containing protein (COG:S;~EggNog:ENOG410PK4D;~InterPro:IPR018791;~PFAM:PF10186) — translation MSCDICARVQASTFLCQTCARSRLYQLRTDTAKVLLEREYLGQQIDAAINPSLSQEKLSGEDRKHNVQGEIGTTRLWALQSLSNQQTQSLTRMKALACQIEDLQSRIKDKKFEISQRKIGLARRRSDSESALYQLSEREAGLLGGIRNNIKRTDHIWHSNHTKTAEARIFLCREAASLYGLRQKVRKRDNRLKETYIIGGVGILDLREMNGKFHPQFSASASINTQAGASPDHISTSFSYIAHILVLVSNYLSLRLPAEVTLPHKNYPTPTVYTPSASYLPREPHSASYPDNFRSSPTASRTVDTHISLPRPRPLCVEKSLPKLAKDDPGAYALFVEGTTLLAWNVSWLCRSQGLNLGSDSWEEVCDIGKNLWQLLVAPPGQSSTLVRALTGRDIQAKLKSPKDSPRITIQRTKSFPTLGHYSHGTAHSFLGASEGVEFIRNWRLPTPTKVVDRLKSTLLGEMASAEWELLEEKEWDDIPQESTQAVTHAPVDDSQLKRDSRTSLGDAMPMASRIDASSTPMSSRSKGNSGWTKLRNR, via the coding sequence ATGAGCTGCGACATATGTGCTCGCGTTCAAGCATCGACCTTTCTCTGTCAAACATGTGCGAGGAGTCGGCTTTACCAACTACGCACTGATACCGCCAAGGTTCTTTTGGAAAGAGAATACCTAGGCCAGCAAATCGATGCCGCCATAAATCCTAGTCTGAGTCAAGAAAAACTTTCAGGTGAAGACAGGAAACATAATGTGCAAGGGGAAATCGGAACTACTAGGCTTTGGGCTCTTCAAAGTCTCAGCAATCAACAAACTCAATCTTTGACAAGAATGAAGGCCCTTGCTTGTCAAATTGAAGATTTACAATCTCGgattaaagataaaaaattCGAGATCTCTCAGCGCAAGATAGGGTTAGCTCGTCGGCGATCCGACTCTGAATCCGCTCTATATCAACTTTCGGAGCGAGAGGCTGGGCTGTTAGGCGGCATCCGAAATAATATCAAAAGGACAGATCATATTTGGCACTCTAATCACACTAAAACAGCTGAGGCCCGAATTTTCCTATGCCGGGAAGCTGCTAGCCTCTACGGCTTAAGGCAGAAGGTCAGGAAAAGAGACAATCGGCTGAAGGAAACATATATAATTGGGGGTGTAGGCATTCTTGACCTAAGAGAAATGAATGGAAAGTTTCATCCCCAGTTTTCTGCTAGCGCAAGTATTAACACTCAAGCAGGCGCTTCGCCAGATCATATTTCAACTTCTTTCTCTTATATAGCTCACATCCTTGTCCTCGTTTCGAATTACTTATCGCTGAGGCTTCCCGCGGAGGTAACCCTTCCACATAAAAATTATCCGACGCCAACTGTATACACGCCATCCGCGTCCTATCTTCCAAGGGAGCCGCATTCGGCATCTTACCCAGACAATTTTCGGTCGAGTCCGACAGCATCCCGCACCGTTGACACACATATCTCTCTacctcggcctcggccacTCTGTGTTGAGAAATCACTTCCAAAGCTAGCCAAGGATGATCCTGGGGCCTATGCTCTCTTCGTTGAAGGAACTACACTACTGGCGTGGAATGTGTCTTGGCTATGTAGAAGCCAAGGTCTTAATCTAGGGTCCGACTCTTGGGAGGAAGTTTGCGATATCGGAAAAAACCTAtggcagctcctcgtcgcgcCCCCCGGGCAGTCGTCGACACTTGTAAGGGCCCTTACGGGTCGCGATATTCAGGCGAAACTCAAATCCCCCAAAGATTCCCCCAGAATAACCATTCAGCGAACGAAATCATTTCCCACGCTTGGCCATTATTCGCATGGCACTGCGCACTCCTTCCTAGGCGCGTCTGAGGGTGTCGAATTTATCCGGAATTGGAGACTACCTACCCCGACGAAAGTAGTTGATAGGTTGAAATCAACGCTTCTCGGCGAAATGGCCAGTGCGGAGTGGGAATTGCTGGAGGAAAAAGAATGGGACGACATACCTCAAGAATCCACGCAGGCAGTTACTCACGCGCCTGTAGATGACTCACAGCTGAAGCGTGATTCTCGAACTAGCTTGGGAGATGCAATGCCCATGGCGTCTAGGATAGATGCTTCCAGCACTCCCATGAGCTCGCGGTCGAAGGGTAATAGTGGTTGGACTAAGCTTCGAAATAGATAA